DNA from Laspinema palackyanum D2c:
GCCTCCTCACCCAAATCTTACAAAGAAACCCGTAGTAGGAAGGGGTCAGGTTTTCAATTTAGGGTGATTTCTAGCATGGTTTCATCTTTTTAGCGATCGTATCTTATTAAATCGTCCCAGCAACCGGGTTTCTTGCCCTCCACCCACATCCCAGAAACCCGGTTGTTGCCATAACCGCTGCCGCCTCACCTCAATCGGGTCAAGAAACCCCCTTTCTTAACCCCTCAACCCCTCCAACCGCAGAAAATGCACCCGCCCCGACTTATCCCCCGCCACCACAGTCACCCCATCCGGGGCAAGGGCACAACCATAAAACTCTGCTTCAGCTGTAAAACTGGCAATTTCCTCCCCCGTGGCTAAATTCCACACCTTCAGGGTGTTATCAAATGAACCAGAAACCGCCCGTTGCCCATCGGCGCTGATGGCTACGGCATATACCCAGCCACTATGACCGGTGAGGGTGCGTTCGGTTGCTCCCGTGGCTAAATTCCACACTATCAGGGTCTTATCCTTTGAACCAGAAACCGCCCGTTGTCCATCGGCGCTGATGGCTACGGCTTCTACCGAGAGACGATGATCGGTTAGGGTGCGTTCGGCTGCCCCCGTGGCTAAATTCCACACCTTCAGGGTGTTATCAAATGAACCAGAAACCGCCCGTTGTCCATCGGCGCTGATGGCTACGGCATATACCCAGTCACGATGACCGGTGAGGGTACGTTCGGCTGCCCCCGTGGCTAAATTCCACACCTTCAGGGTCTTATCCTTTGAACCAGAAACCGCCCGTTGCCCATCGGCGCTGATGCCTACGGCTTTTACCGAGAGACGATGACCGGTGAGGGTGCGTTCGGCTGCCCCCGTGGCTAAATTCCACAGTTTCAGGGTCTCATCCCTTGAACCGGAAACCGCCCGTTGTCCATCGGCGCTGATGGCTACGGCTTCTACCGAGAGACGATGACCGGTGAGGGTGCGTTCGGCTTCCCCCGTGGCTAAATTCCACACCTTCAGGGTCTCATCCATTGAACCGGAAACCGCCCGTTGTCCATCGGCGCTGATGGCTACGGCTTCTACCGAGAGACGATGGCCGGTGAGGGTGCGTTCGGCTGCCCCCGTGGCTAAATTCCACAGTTTCAGGGTGTTATCCTCTGAACCAGAAACCGCCCGTTGCCCATCGGCGCTGATGGCTACGGCATATACCCAGCCACTATGACCGGTGAGGGTGCGTTCGGTTGCCCCCGTGGCTAAATTCCACACTATCAGGGTGTTATTCATTGAACCGGAAACCGCCCGTTGCCCATCGGCGCTGATGGCTACGGCTTCTACCGAGCCACGATGACCGGTGAGGGTGCGTTCGGCTTCCCCCGTGGCTAAATTCCACAGTTTCAGGGTGTTATTCATTGAACCGGAAACCGCCCGTTGCCCATCGGGGCTGATGGCTACGGCTTCTACCCGGCTACGATGACCGGTGAGGGTGCGTTCGGTTGCCCCCGTGGCTAAATTCCACACTATCAGGGTCTCATCCATTGAACCGGAAACCGCCCGTTGCCCATCGGGGCTGATGGCTACGGCATATACCCAGCTACGATGACCTGTGAGGGTGCGTTCGGTTGCCCCCGTGGCTAAATTCCACACTATCAGGGTGTTATCCTCTGAACCAGAAACCGCCCGTTGCCCATCGGCGCTGATGGCTACGGCATATACCCAGCCACTATGACCCGTGAGGGTACGTTCGGCTGCCCCCGTGGCTAAATTCCACACCTTCAGGGTCTTATCCTTTGAAGCAGAAACCGCCCGTTGCCCATCGGCGCTGATGGCTACGGCTTCTACCGAGCCACGATGACCGGTGAGGGTGCGTTCGGCTTCCCCCGTGGCTAAATTCCACACTATCAGGGTCTTATCCTTTGAACCAGAAACCGCCCGTTGCCCATCGGCGCTGATGGCTACGGCTTCTACCGAGCCACTATGACCGGTGAAGGTGCGAATCAGTGGCCCGCCGGGAGGGGTGAGGGTGGGGATGAGGGGACGGAACCAGGTGGTTTCGCGCCATTGTTTGGCCTGTTCCAGTAAAGCGACAATCTCTGGCTTATCAAAGGACAACAACCGCCCCAGAAGTTGCCCCGCTAGTTGAGTTTTATCCGATGCTAAAATATGAGCCGACAACCGCAACGTCCCAGGGATTAATTGCAGGGTTTCCCTCTGTTCCGGGTTCAGCAAGACATCCGAACTCATTGCCAAATCATAATCTTCAATTAAGGCTTGCACCCCGAACTCTGCCAGTTTTGCTTGGATAAAGTCAAAATCCGTCAGCAATTGCTGTAGTCGTGCAGTTTGGGCAGTCTCGACGAGATGACCAGGCAGGGTGTCCAAGGCATAGCGCCGCTTTTCTGCGGAGAGTTTGTTGAGTCGATCGCTGAAGTCGGTCATAAGTCATTGCTAAGGGTTGAAGCAGGAGCGGGCATCGGTTCCTAGTTATTACTATAATGAATTTAATCGCAATATTGAGGAGGACATTCTATGACAGGAAAACCGCTAGAAATCGAGGGAAGTTGGGAAGAAATTGTCAGCCATTCCGATGCCTTAGCTGGATGCCAAGTGCGGGTGACTGTTCTTTCTCGCCCACCCCAGTCCCCATCTCCAGACAACCCTCCCCGCTTTCGTCCCGCTTCCGGTCGCTCTTTACTCAGACAGGCCGGAACTTGGTGCGGTGATGACCTGGAGGATTGTCTAAAAATGGTTTATGAGACTCGTGGCCCTGTGTTATTCAGCTAATTCTTCTCCTCACCTTTTCCATACAAGTCTTCCCACAAATTATCAACGATCGCCTGTTCAATATCCCGCAACGAGATACCCGCTTTTTGGACAGTTTTTAAATTAAACAAAAAGTCCTGAAAACTTTTGTGATAAATACTATAAACATCCTCTCCATTGACAAAGCGGTGCCGTAAAAATTGCTCCCAGTCATCCAACACCTCCTGCACCGTCAAGGGGTCTTCCTCGGCAAAATCTGCCAACAAATCGCAGGATACCGGCTTACGAGTTTTTGACAATAAATAGATGATTTTTAACTTCGTCCGGGGTAAGGGTTTAGTCACCATCCCCATCCGCTGCCAATGCTGCTCATAATATTGCTGCAAACCCTTGGGCAAACTTTCCAACTTCAAATCCGCATATTTCCCCCGCTCAATATCATCCAGAATGTACTTTAAATACATAAAATTAGTTTCGCTATTCTCCGCCAGCACTTGGCTAAATTGCGCCTCTGTCACCCCTTGGGCAGTTAGCCAGCGCTGGATGGGTTCCCGTTGGCTGCGATAGCGAATAAACCCTCGGATATCTTCTAAATTCGTGGGATAATACTCATCGGACATCATATCAAACTCCTGCTGGGGAGCCGAGACCACAAAAGGCAAAGACTCCGGGCGTTTGGTCAGGATAAAATAGACGCCATTGGGTAAAGTTCCGGGGAGATAGAGGACATTTGAACCCGGATTTTGGCTGGTTAAGTTCACCTCATCCAAGGCATCCACCGCAATCACTAAACGGTCAGTTTTTGCCGCCGCTTCCGTTAATAATTTGCTCAAAAAATTGCCATTGCGGGTATTATCCGGATGTAGGGGTAAATCGTAGGCTAACCCATAGCGTTCAATCAGTTGAGCGCAGATACTTCTCAGGAAATCTTCCGTGCTGGTGCGGTTTTCGGACAGGATATTAAAATAAGCCAGACATCCGGTTTGCTGCACATATTGCGCTAACAACGCACTTTTGCCTACCCCGGGGTCTGCTTCAATGATAAAATAACCCTTGGCTTGCTGCTGGCAAAATTGCTGAATCGCCTCAAACACATATTCTCTGCCAAAAAATTCCTGGGTTTTTTCCTCAATAAAAGCCGCAAAATCCGCCGGGACGGGACTCGGGCCTTTTAAGGTGGTCAGCAATTGATTAAACTGTTCATCTAACCCCTGACACGATGCAATAAAGGTATCCACTCCCTCATCAATTCTCCCCCGAATTTGCTGGAGTTCCTGGTCAATATTGCCCACTTTCCCGCCAATTTGGGTGAGCAAATCGTGGGTTAAGGTATTAAACACCACGGGATTATGTTTGATTTCTAAGCGGAAATAATGCACCAATCCCGGGAGATATAAATTCTTAAATGCTCGCCCTAAGACGGGAGGCGCTTCTCGCAACCACTGGTGTTCCTTTTCTAGGCGCTGCATCAATTTCTGACTGATATCCTGCTGTTGGGGTAGCTGCAAACTCCCTTCACTTCCCGGGGACTGTCCGGCCTCGACTATGGTTAAGATTTGTTGATAATCGTCAGTAATTTGCTCAATTCGTGTTATAATCACCCGGTGATATCGGTCCCATTCCGGTGATTTTTGACAATAGTCGCGAATCTCTTTTAATGTGCGCTGATGCGCTTTGAACAGTGCTTGGTCAATATCATCATTGCGTTCCCCAGCTTTGCGCTGCGCCCATTCGCGACATTCGGTAGCTCCAACTCCTAATACAGCACCGGCAAATAACTGTAGAATAATAGATAACATCCGCTAACCCCTCCCCTCACAGACCGAACTGGATTTCGTTTTTATTTTACTCTATTTTACATGGATTTAGGAGTGGTGTAGGAGATGTATCTGTGGACAGGCGATTCTCGAATCGCCGCTACATTTTGGGGTGAATTTTTTCAGGCGATTCGCGAATTGCCGCTACATTTACATTTAGTACGCCAGACTCGCGATATATCCCCCCCAACATTGAAAACCCCGGTAAAACAACCGGGGTTTTATACAACTCACCTAGGCAGTCATGACCCTTAAACCAAAGCCGGTTGAGGAACGGAAATCGCTTCGCCGGATAAACTGAAGGCGCGGGATTCGGTAATTTTGACCTGGACTAACTGTCCCTTCAACTGATTAATATCCCCGGTAAAGAAGGTGAGACGGTTGCCGCGTGTTCTTCCCATGACTTGGGTGGGGTCTTTGGCATTCTGCTCCTCGACTAGGACTTCTTCAATCCGTCCGAGATAGCGCTGCGATCGCTCGGCAGCCTTAACAGATACTAAGTGATTCAACCGTTGCAGCCGATCGCTCTTAACCTCTTCGCTCAACTGATTCTCCCACACCGCCGCTGGTGTCCCCGGACGTGGGGAATAAGCAGCAGTATTCAGCATATCAAAGCTAATCTCTTCTAACAGTTTTAGGGTATTTTCAAACTGTTCCTCAGTTTCCCCAGGGAACCCGACGATCGCATCGGCACTGATAGAAGCATCGGGCATATAGTGGCGAATCATATCAATAATACGGCGATATTTTTCATGGGTATAACCCCGCGCCATCGCCTTCAAAACTTCATTATCCCCCGATTGAAATGGGATATGAAAATGTTCGCAAACCTTCGGCAATTCTTGACAAGCCCGAATTAATCTCTCAGTGAAATACCGGGGGTGAGAGGTGGCAAAGCGAATCCGTTCAATTCCCGGGACATCATGGACGAAATAGAGCAAATCCGTGAGGGTATGTAAATTTCGTCCCTCCGGTGTGGTTCCGGGTAAATCTCTGCCGTAGGCGTCGATATTTTGACCGAGTAAGGTGACTTCTTTATATCCCTGGCGTCCGAGTTCTTCCATTTCGGCGCGGATTGCTTCTGGGGTGCGGGATTGTTCGATGCCACGCACTGACGGGACGATGCAATAGGTGCAGCGTTCGTTACAGCCGTAAATCACGTTTACCCAGGCGGTAACTTGGCTCTCCCTGCGCGGTTTGGTGATATCCTCCATGATATGCACCGCCTCAGTCGCTACCACTTGGTTCCCGGCGAACACCTGTTCGAGCAAATCCTCTAGGCGGTTGGCGTGTTGGGGTCCCATGACCATATCCAATTCCGGCACCCGGCGCAGGAGTGCTTCTCCTTCCTGTTGTGCCACGCAACCGGCAACGATGAGGGTGAGGTTGGGTTGTTGGAGTTTGCGTTTCGCTTGCCTGCCTAGGTAGGAATAAACTTTGTGCTCGGCATTATCCCGAATTGAGCAGGTATTGTAGAGGATGAGGTCGGCTTGGTTGGGGTCTTCGGAAAACTGGAACCCCATATTTTCCAGGATACCTGCCATGCGTTCGGAGTCAGCTTTGTTCATCTGACAGCCGAAGGTGGTGATGTGGTAACGACGAGGAATAGAGGACATAACGTGCTATTTTTCGCAAATGAACGGGCCTGTTGGGTCAATGGCAGTCTGGCACTCAACCGGCGATAGGCGACGATCGCCCCGGGGAAAGCCATGACTCGGATGCAAACATAAACTATTATTATAAAGCTTGCTGTCAATTTTACCCACTGGAAATGGAAGTCAGAACCCTATGATTCAGGAGCGATCGCAATATAAGGAAACCTGGGACAACCTCGCCGCCAATATGGATGAGGCGAAACTCTATGTCGCCGGACATACGGATGAGGCCGAATTAGACCGCACGGGACTCAATACGGTGAATCGAATTGAGAATTTTGTGGGCATTCAACCGGAAGATATTTGTTTGGAAATTGGCTGTGGGGTGGGTCGAGTTGGCAAGTTTTTAAGTCCCCAATGTCAGAAATGGATTGGCACCGATATTTCGGCGAATATGCTCCAATATGCCGCGCAACGTCTGGAAGGATTGGATAATATTGAATTAATTGAATTGAGTGGGGTAGGCTTACAGGAAATTGCCGATAATTCCATTGATTTGGTCTACTGTACGGTGGTGTTTATGCACCTGTATGAGTGGGACCGCTATCAGTATTTAAAAGAAGCGTTTCGAGTGTTAAAATCCGGGGGACGCTGCTTTTTTGATAATGTGGATTTGACCTCCAGTCATGGCTGGGAGGTGTTTATGGCGGGGTATGCTTATCCCATTGACCAACGTCCGGCCTATTTGAGTATGTGTTCCACGGGGGAGGAATTAGAAACTTATGCGAGGCAGTCGGGCTTTTCCGGGATTAAAATCCATCGCTGGGGAGATGCGCGAGTCGGGGTGACGGGGATAAAACCGTGAGGGTATGGGGGTGTCGTCAATCGATATCCCCGGCGATCGCAGATGGTTGAATTGGCGGGTCACTGTCCAACGGTGAACTGGCTGCAATGTTAAATCACTTATTAATATGAATCCAATTTTGAAAGAAATAAAAACAACTCTCATTAACTTAATTGGTCAAGGTGTGGCACTGGTACCGGCAATTTTAATTGCTTTGGTCGTGTTAGGCATAACTTGGTATGCTGCCAATGTGGTTCGTCGTCTGACGATGGCGGGAGGACGGCGAGTAGTAAAGAATAGATCCCTCCGAATGTTAATGGTTCAAACGGCTTATGTTGCGGCATGGTCTGTGGGAATTATTGTAGCCTGCGTTCTGGCATTTCCGGGTTTGGCATTAGGAGATATAATTGGGTTATTGGGGTTAAGTTCCGTTGCCATTGGTTTTGCCTTTCAGGATATTTTTAAAAATTTCCTGGCGGGAATTTTGCTGTTATTGCAGGAACCCTTTAAACTCGGAGACCAAATTGTTGTAGAAGGATATGAGGGAACCGTAGAGGAAATTGCGATTCGTTCGACGCAAATCCGCACTTATCAAGGGGAGCGAGTTGTTATTCCAAATGCGGTGGTTTTTACGAATGTGGTGCAAGTCAAAACAGCGTTTTCTCATCGGCGCACAGATTTAGCAATAGGGGTGGATTATAATACACCGTTACCGCAGGCAGTCGATACACTTTTAAAGGCGGTGTCCAAAGTTCCCGGGGTGTTATCGAAACCGGAACCGGAAGTTGATATTGTGGGGTTTGGAGAGAGTTCAATTGATATGATGGTGCGATATTGGACGGAACCGGAGAGACCCTCGGTGCGACGGATTCAAACGCAAGTGGCGATCGCCCTCAAAGATGCTTGCGATCGCGCCAATATCAATATTCCCTATCCCATCCGCAGCCTGTATTATTATGACCAAGAAAAGTTTGCCGATAATAGTCCCAGTTCGGGAAATGGCGATCGCATCTAGGTCAACAAAGGTGAGAGTTCTAGTTCCCGCGTAGCATTCGTCCTTGGATGACTTTCCAGGTGGCGGGGGTGACTTCCGATGCTGCATGATAGCAGCGAACTATCAACCCATTGGCATAAAAATAATCCCCTAATGCCTGCTTTTCTTCGGGGGATAGCTGGAGACGATCGCTGGACAAATTCAGAGCATTTAACCAAGTTTGACGAATGCGATCGCGAAACTCATAATGCACTTGATAGGCAGAATTGGTATCGGGAATCTCCGGTTGCAGGGATTGCAAAGCGGCGATCGCCTCCTGGCAATCTTTAAAAATTCCCACCTCTTCTACCAATCGAGTTAGAATACTAACAAACGCCAAATCTCGGGCGCGATCCAGGGCAAAATTGTTGGGAGCATCTAGTAAACAATCCAGGTCCAGAACCAGTTGACGAGCGCGATCCCGAGCCAGTTTTCGCGCCAGTTCCCGAGTCAATTCCCCAGCGGATTTTTCCACATCCAAGGGGCGATCGCAAATAAACGCTAGATTTTTGGTAAAATCCTCCGCTAACCGGCCTGCACGAGTGATCAGTTCAGACAAATTAAACCCCAAAATTTCGCACAAACTCAAAGCCACATTTTCCGGAGATTCTACTTCCCCCCTCTGCTTAAATTGCTCACCGAGGCTATCCGTAGGATAGGGATTTTCTCGGGATAAATCCGGTTCTAATGTGGCGTTTAAAACCAGCACCAAAAACAGCGCCGCCGTTCTTTTAGCCGCTGGTGAAAGCGTGCCACTATTCTCCTCCGTGGATTCAGAGGCCCATCGCAAAAGCGATCGCAACTTACTGGTTTTTAGGTATTTTTGAGCCGCTGATTCCATTAAAATCAGTAATTTATCCGCCGTGGGATGGCGAATCCCTGACACAAATAAAAAGATTTCTTGCCAGTGGCGCAAGGTTAGATTTTTAGCCGAAATTTGAGCGGCTAAATAATAGGTATCGATATAAATAGCGGTAAAATATTCTTGCCAAGTTACTTGAGTGAAGGCAAAGCGGTCCGGCCCAATTTGCAGCAGTAAACCGGACCGCAAGGCGATTTTTTCCAGCATTTTCTCAACCCGATAGCGGTTCTCCGCAATGGTAGGGGTTAGGGATACCGCTGGATTTTTGTTCGAGGGATGATTGGCCTTTTCATTCGGATTCGTGGGAACCGTCGGCAAGGAGTTTTTACGCCCTGGGGTTAAAGGGGGTGAATTTTTGTTAGAATTTTCCGTGGTGTTAGCATTAACATTAGTGGGTACAGAAAAGGGAAAATACTCATCTTTATGTAAATCTAACAAATGCACGGGAATCCGACTGCTCAAGTCGGCACCGGAAAAAACTGCCCGCTCGGCGATCGCACTTCTGAAGGCTAATTGAGCCAGCCACAATTTTGCCAATTCCCGATTCATTTCCAGATTCGGTGAGACATCCGGAGCCGTGGCAATGTTTCCCGCAGCTTCCAGTAAAATGTGAGAAGTTCGGAGATAAAGCGTTGCCCGATTTTCCGGTAGAGAGTGAGTCCGGTCATACATCAAGCAAAGCAAGGTAAGTGAGAGAGGAGACGCAGATAAGGATCGGGCATGAGCATTTTCTGGTCGTTCTAAATCCATCAGAAGTGAGTCACCACTGGGGGTGGTAGCGGAGGGGGTGTTATACCACTGTCGGATCAAACTCGTTTGTTGTGCATCGTCTAACGGGGCGATCGCCACCGGATAAAAGCTGCGCCAGTGATGGTTAAAGACCCCGGCACGAGAACAAGCTACATAGCGATTTTTGGGATAAGTTTCCATAAACCCTTCCAGACGGGCGATCGCCTCAGCAATCACAAACGAGGGAATAGTATGCAAATCATCCAGTAAAATTAAGCATCGACCTTGAGCTAGTGCCTCTCGAACTAATCGTTCCGCCACCGGAAAACTACAGCGACGAAACTCATCAGCGATCGCTTTTTCAATTTCACCCTCCCCACTACTCACGACTTTCAGGGGAATAAACACTGGAATATACCCCCGGCGGACCACCCCCCCGAACCGGGTTCCCCGGAGGGCTTCTAGGCCGATTTTCCTCAGTAAGAGAGACTTTCCGGAACCAGGCGCACCCCAGAACATCACCCCATCCCGTTCATTGATCACTGCGATCGGGGATTTAAGGGTAGACTCCACGGAAGAAGCATTCGGGTTCGTCGTTTCAGGTTCATCCATCTCCCTCACCTGCATCTCCACATAGAGAGATTCTAACGGCACTGGATCGCGAGTTCCTAACAGATCAATCGTGGCATACCGTTGGAGATAGAGGTTGACATAAGTCTCCGAGGCAGAGGCGATCGCCTCCTTGGTTTTTTTATCCGGAGTTCGGGGAAAAATGCCCAATAATTTACTCTTATCTTCCAACAGCGTATCTGTGGCAATTTGAGCAATACTGGTAGCGGCATCCGCAACAATCGTTTTTCGGGGAATCATCATATAAAAAAATTGGGTCTAATCTGAGATTAGCCCTATTATGAACTTACTGTTTGATGTTCTCATTCTGGCAAAAGTTAGAAGATTCGACAAGAGACCCAAACTCAGTTGTCAGATGCGGTTCAACCCGATAACCAGTGAAACCCAGAAATCAACGGTTCCACTGGTTAAACCGGACTGCTAAAAGACCCAGAGTCTTAAACCACTGCCATAGCTTTACTGGCAAAAATTTTCTCGATCGCCTCTTCAACTACCTTATCCGGCGTTGAAGCACCGGATGTCACGCCAATCACCAGGGGTCCTGATGGTAGCCAATTTTCGGCGATTTCCAACTCTTGATGCAAAGGTTTATGTTCGATGCGATTTCCCGGGAGAATCCGACTGGCACTATCAATATGATAAGACGGAATTCCTCGGTCGATCGCAATTTGTTGTAACTGCGTCGTATTTGAGGAATTATACCCACCAATCACCACGATCGCATCCACTTGATCCTCGACCAAATCTAACATCGCATCCTGGCGTTCTTGGGTGGCATCGCAGATTGTATTAAAAGCCAGAAAATGCTGATTTAATTCTGCCGGACCATATTTTTTCATCATCGTCCTTTCAAACAACTTGCCCATTTCTTCCGTCTCACTTTTGAGCATCGTGGTTTGATTCGCAATCCCAACTTGTGCTAAATCCCGGTCCGGGTCAAATCCGGCGGAAACAGCCTTACTGAATTTAGCCATAAATTCAGCTTTATCCCCACCGTTGAGAATATAATTAGCAACATAGTCCGCTTCGGCCATATTCAGGACAATTAAATAAGTTCCCGCAAAAGAACTGGTTGCCAGGGTTTCTTCATGCTTGTATTTGCCATGAATAATGGAAGTGTAATTGCCTTTTTTATGTTTTTCTACACTGTTCCAAACTTTAGAAACCCAAGGACAAGTAGTGTCTACAATTGTGCAGCCTTTTTCATTGAGCAACTGCATTTCTTGAACCGTAGCACCAAAAGCCGGTAAAATGACCACATCTCCCGCTTGGACCACTTCAAAATCTTTTTTTCCTTCCTCAACGGGGATGAATTCAACATTCATCTCTTGGATATGTTGATTCACGCTGGGATTGTGGATAATTTCATTGGTAATCCAAATGCGTTCCGTAGGAAAATGCTGGCGAGTTTCATAGGCGATCGCCACGGCGCGTTCAACCCCCCAGCAAAATCCAAACGCTTGCGCCAGACGAATCGTCACCTCGCCGCGAGTCAAGGTGTAATTATTTTCTCGGATTTGCTGAATCAGGGGACTTTGATAAACGGAGTTCATCACCCCGGTTACTTCTTCTTGGTGACCAAATCCCTTGCGATGGTAGTTATCAGACTTTTGCAGTGCGCGTTTGAAAGCTTTAGTGTCCATGCCGTGAAATCCTAGCTTCTTTTCTCTTGATTGTAGAAGACTTAGGTTACAGGGAGTGGGGAGATGGGGAGGATGGGGAAGTTCGTAGTAACGACTTCAGTCGTTCTCTTAAGTTCGTAGTAACGACTTCAGTCGTTCTCTTAAGTTCGTAGTAACGACTTCAGTCGTTTCTGCGTTACTTGGCGTAAAGCCAAGTAACGCCCAGGTCAGGCCCTGGCTCCAGTACCCACCCCAGCAGGCGGTAGACCCTTGGATTGCTCGTGTTATGGCTTAAACCATAACACGAGAGCAACGACTGAAGTCGTTACTACAAACAAGAAGAAACAACTTCAATCGTCACAGCGAATATTTTCCCCATCCCCATCCTTAAATTGGATCAAATACCATCAAGGCAGTGCGCCAGACTAAGTAACCTTGCTCGTTGAGATGTAACCCGTCGGTGGTGAGTTCGAGGCGGAGATTGCCTTGGGAGTCGGAGAAGAGGGGGTAGAGGTCCAGGAACTCGACCCCTTCCTCGGAGGCGATCGCAGCGAGTTCACGATTGATGTCGCGGATCTGCTCGTTGGGGATATTCAGGAGGCGATCGCGACCCTCCCAAGTGGAACCAGCGCCACTGTGGGGCAAAATGGATTGGACGACAATCCGGGCGTTGGGATGAGCCCAGACCAGATCCCGAACGATCGCCCGTTGATTTTCAACAACCTCGGACGGTGCAACGCCGCGAATCAAGTCATTAATCCCAATCATCACAAAAATCACCTCGGGATTGCTGTTGTCAAATAACGGTAACCGTTTCAACAACCCCGAAGAGACTTCACCAGAAATCCCTTGATTGAGCCAAGTGCGTTGGGGAGGTAGCAGTTCCGGGGGAAACCAGAGACTGATGGAATCTCCAGCGAGAACCCCGAGACGTTCCGGGGGATTAGCGGCGATCGC
Protein-coding regions in this window:
- a CDS encoding 4-hydroxy-3-methylbut-2-enyl diphosphate reductase, which encodes MDTKAFKRALQKSDNYHRKGFGHQEEVTGVMNSVYQSPLIQQIRENNYTLTRGEVTIRLAQAFGFCWGVERAVAIAYETRQHFPTERIWITNEIIHNPSVNQHIQEMNVEFIPVEEGKKDFEVVQAGDVVILPAFGATVQEMQLLNEKGCTIVDTTCPWVSKVWNSVEKHKKGNYTSIIHGKYKHEETLATSSFAGTYLIVLNMAEADYVANYILNGGDKAEFMAKFSKAVSAGFDPDRDLAQVGIANQTTMLKSETEEMGKLFERTMMKKYGPAELNQHFLAFNTICDATQERQDAMLDLVEDQVDAIVVIGGYNSSNTTQLQQIAIDRGIPSYHIDSASRILPGNRIEHKPLHQELEIAENWLPSGPLVIGVTSGASTPDKVVEEAIEKIFASKAMAVV
- the miaB gene encoding tRNA (N6-isopentenyl adenosine(37)-C2)-methylthiotransferase MiaB encodes the protein MSSIPRRYHITTFGCQMNKADSERMAGILENMGFQFSEDPNQADLILYNTCSIRDNAEHKVYSYLGRQAKRKLQQPNLTLIVAGCVAQQEGEALLRRVPELDMVMGPQHANRLEDLLEQVFAGNQVVATEAVHIMEDITKPRRESQVTAWVNVIYGCNERCTYCIVPSVRGIEQSRTPEAIRAEMEELGRQGYKEVTLLGQNIDAYGRDLPGTTPEGRNLHTLTDLLYFVHDVPGIERIRFATSHPRYFTERLIRACQELPKVCEHFHIPFQSGDNEVLKAMARGYTHEKYRRIIDMIRHYMPDASISADAIVGFPGETEEQFENTLKLLEEISFDMLNTAAYSPRPGTPAAVWENQLSEEVKSDRLQRLNHLVSVKAAERSQRYLGRIEEVLVEEQNAKDPTQVMGRTRGNRLTFFTGDINQLKGQLVQVKITESRAFSLSGEAISVPQPALV
- a CDS encoding class I SAM-dependent methyltransferase, with the protein product MLSILPTGNGSQNPMIQERSQYKETWDNLAANMDEAKLYVAGHTDEAELDRTGLNTVNRIENFVGIQPEDICLEIGCGVGRVGKFLSPQCQKWIGTDISANMLQYAAQRLEGLDNIELIELSGVGLQEIADNSIDLVYCTVVFMHLYEWDRYQYLKEAFRVLKSGGRCFFDNVDLTSSHGWEVFMAGYAYPIDQRPAYLSMCSTGEELETYARQSGFSGIKIHRWGDARVGVTGIKP
- a CDS encoding SGNH/GDSL hydrolase family protein, translating into MSWSKIPPWALLSLATNGILMLTVILLIVRAQSSSSDLQNLSALQGNGSSAIENASGSPTPVTEPELGPRHQWNYEQWLAQLQREAEAIAANPPERLGVLAGDSISLWFPPELLPPQRTWLNQGISGEVSSGLLKRLPLFDNSNPEVIFVMIGINDLIRGVAPSEVVENQRAIVRDLVWAHPNARIVVQSILPHSGAGSTWEGRDRLLNIPNEQIRDINRELAAIASEEGVEFLDLYPLFSDSQGNLRLELTTDGLHLNEQGYLVWRTALMVFDPI
- a CDS encoding mechanosensitive ion channel family protein, with amino-acid sequence MNPILKEIKTTLINLIGQGVALVPAILIALVVLGITWYAANVVRRLTMAGGRRVVKNRSLRMLMVQTAYVAAWSVGIIVACVLAFPGLALGDIIGLLGLSSVAIGFAFQDIFKNFLAGILLLLQEPFKLGDQIVVEGYEGTVEEIAIRSTQIRTYQGERVVIPNAVVFTNVVQVKTAFSHRRTDLAIGVDYNTPLPQAVDTLLKAVSKVPGVLSKPEPEVDIVGFGESSIDMMVRYWTEPERPSVRRIQTQVAIALKDACDRANINIPYPIRSLYYYDQEKFADNSPSSGNGDRI
- a CDS encoding NACHT domain-containing protein; amino-acid sequence: MMIPRKTIVADAATSIAQIATDTLLEDKSKLLGIFPRTPDKKTKEAIASASETYVNLYLQRYATIDLLGTRDPVPLESLYVEMQVREMDEPETTNPNASSVESTLKSPIAVINERDGVMFWGAPGSGKSLLLRKIGLEALRGTRFGGVVRRGYIPVFIPLKVVSSGEGEIEKAIADEFRRCSFPVAERLVREALAQGRCLILLDDLHTIPSFVIAEAIARLEGFMETYPKNRYVACSRAGVFNHHWRSFYPVAIAPLDDAQQTSLIRQWYNTPSATTPSGDSLLMDLERPENAHARSLSASPLSLTLLCLMYDRTHSLPENRATLYLRTSHILLEAAGNIATAPDVSPNLEMNRELAKLWLAQLAFRSAIAERAVFSGADLSSRIPVHLLDLHKDEYFPFSVPTNVNANTTENSNKNSPPLTPGRKNSLPTVPTNPNEKANHPSNKNPAVSLTPTIAENRYRVEKMLEKIALRSGLLLQIGPDRFAFTQVTWQEYFTAIYIDTYYLAAQISAKNLTLRHWQEIFLFVSGIRHPTADKLLILMESAAQKYLKTSKLRSLLRWASESTEENSGTLSPAAKRTAALFLVLVLNATLEPDLSRENPYPTDSLGEQFKQRGEVESPENVALSLCEILGFNLSELITRAGRLAEDFTKNLAFICDRPLDVEKSAGELTRELARKLARDRARQLVLDLDCLLDAPNNFALDRARDLAFVSILTRLVEEVGIFKDCQEAIAALQSLQPEIPDTNSAYQVHYEFRDRIRQTWLNALNLSSDRLQLSPEEKQALGDYFYANGLIVRCYHAASEVTPATWKVIQGRMLRGN